In Anaerolineae bacterium, the following are encoded in one genomic region:
- a CDS encoding NUDIX hydrolase, with the protein MKQTQLKELLLAGGLDLTLWGRDHAKSVADLWQEIAAGEARLQTKPLLRLVSVVQVIIRRKGRVLLEIEQEFDDGRRRLRRQPPADKMKPAETYAEAARRCLAEELGVDRANVTILESTYQQTKKITDSPSYPGLRTRYVFHQVEARVPGLPDTDFWTDEIASNKQDPVKRHHWAWQPDS; encoded by the coding sequence ATGAAACAGACCCAGCTAAAAGAACTGCTCCTGGCCGGCGGCCTGGACCTTACTTTGTGGGGCCGGGATCATGCCAAAAGTGTGGCCGACCTGTGGCAAGAAATTGCTGCGGGCGAGGCGCGCCTCCAAACCAAACCGCTGCTCCGGCTGGTCTCGGTGGTTCAGGTCATCATTCGGCGGAAGGGGCGAGTGCTGCTAGAAATTGAGCAGGAATTTGATGACGGCCGCCGCCGCTTGCGCCGGCAACCCCCCGCCGACAAAATGAAGCCCGCCGAAACCTACGCCGAGGCCGCCCGGCGCTGTTTGGCGGAAGAACTGGGAGTGGACCGGGCAAACGTAACAATTCTGGAGTCCACCTACCAACAAACCAAAAAGATCACCGACTCGCCCTCTTATCCCGGCCTGCGTACCCGCTACGTGTTTCATCAGGTAGAGGCCCGCGTGCCGGGCCTGCCGGATACAGATTTTTGGACGGACGAGATCGCGTCCAATAAACAGGACCCGGTCAAAAGGCATCACTGGGCCTGGCAACCAGATAGCTGA